Proteins from one Cryptomeria japonica chromosome 4, Sugi_1.0, whole genome shotgun sequence genomic window:
- the LOC131875158 gene encoding uncharacterized protein LOC131875158, whose protein sequence is MWVKLHGLPMEFWEEDVFARIANTFGELIAIDQITTSRRRLIYARICVGVGPDTNMPEEIEIESKLGKWKQNIIFETIPFAFFHCKKVGHWAKKCPSIEGKTYLKTKVWKKVDKPLKALESNDPDKEKHSQIGWVEEEITSEVGNELKIEMLEPSDKDSEHKERDNIQQEDLEKDKAELVLDKSESKVGQKPLDNKEEGDNFNLVAKSHDPDKELDWLQEAQPDNILGQGLSKISLATLAKAIARVTVGDKPLAEHVKELVVVLHKVEAIECMVGKIMATEQRSMRWEIERKWKSK, encoded by the exons ATGTGGGTCAAGCTCCATGGGCttccaatggaattctgggaggaagatgtTTTTGCAAGAATAGCTAATACCTTCGGGGAGCTTATCGCTATTGACCAGATCACGACATCCAGAAGAAGGTTGatttatgctaggatttgtgttggagttggacctgacaCGAATATGCcagaagaaatagagatagaatctaaactggggaagtggaagcagaatattATTTTTGAAACTATCCCCTTTGCTttttttcattgtaaaaaagttggacattgggctaaaaaatgtccaagTATCGAGGGTAAAACCTACCTcaaaactaaggtttggaaaaaagtggataAGCCTCTAAAAGCCTTGGAGTCCAATGACCCAGATAAGGAGAAACATTCTCAGATTGGatgggtggaggaagaaatcaccagTGAAGTGGGGAATGAACTAAAGATTGAGATGTTGGAACCAAGTGATAAGGACTCAGAGCATAAAGAAAGAGACAACATTCAACAAGAGGATCTGGAAAAGGATAAGGCAGAGTTAGTCTTAGATAAAAGTGAGAGTAAAGTAGGTCAAAAGCCCTTagataacaaagaggaaggagacaaCTTTAACCTTGTTGCAAAATCTCATGATCCAGATAAAGAATTAGACTGGCTCCAGGAGGCTCAACCTGATAACATCCTGGGCCAAGGGCTATCGAAAATCTCATTAGCTACCCTGGCAAAA GCTATTGCTAGAGTTacggttggtgacaagcccttggctgaacatgttaaagaattggtcGTTGTTCTGCATAAAgtagaagctattgaatgtatggttggaaaaatcatggCTACGGAacaaaggtcaatgagatgggagatagaaaggaaatggaaatcaAAATGA